Proteins from one Terriglobus tenax genomic window:
- the era gene encoding GTPase Era, producing the protein MPIRSGFVSIVGRPNAGKSTLVNALLGQKVAIVTHKPQTTRNRIQAVLEVPLKKKTARVPGHPAAQIVFVDTPGIHKPTTELDRRMMQEVHDALESRDVVVLMVDVTHRLPKPGEEPTGKAKLSLDEHNFTLGLVKKLDCPVILALNKIDELPREILLPQIAYWQQQHNFAAVIPMSAKKKDGLDTLIEAIIAVLPLGERYFPKDQITDQPERFLVAELIREKVLMFTGEEVPYATAVVVERFEEPVKKGAATKIAAAIYCERTGQKAILIGKGGAMLKQIGTAARKEMEYVLGGKVFLELFVKVQDDWRSKRGFIDDLDWRKQLEDLAIKQSNEE; encoded by the coding sequence ATGCCTATTCGTTCCGGATTCGTTTCCATCGTCGGCCGCCCCAATGCCGGCAAGTCGACGCTGGTGAACGCGCTGCTTGGCCAGAAGGTGGCCATTGTGACGCACAAACCGCAGACCACGCGCAACCGCATTCAGGCGGTGCTCGAGGTTCCACTTAAGAAAAAGACCGCGCGTGTACCCGGCCACCCCGCCGCCCAGATTGTCTTTGTTGATACGCCGGGAATCCACAAGCCCACCACGGAGCTGGACCGCCGCATGATGCAGGAGGTCCACGATGCCCTGGAGAGCCGCGATGTGGTCGTCCTTATGGTGGATGTGACCCACCGCCTGCCCAAACCCGGCGAAGAGCCGACCGGCAAGGCAAAGCTTTCGCTGGATGAGCACAACTTCACGCTGGGCCTGGTGAAGAAGCTGGACTGCCCGGTGATCCTTGCGCTGAACAAGATTGACGAACTGCCGCGGGAGATACTGCTGCCGCAGATCGCCTACTGGCAGCAGCAGCACAACTTTGCCGCGGTCATTCCCATGTCGGCGAAGAAGAAGGATGGCCTCGACACGCTGATTGAGGCCATCATCGCGGTTCTGCCGCTGGGCGAACGTTACTTCCCGAAGGACCAGATCACCGACCAGCCGGAGCGCTTCCTGGTCGCCGAACTCATCCGCGAGAAGGTGCTGATGTTTACCGGCGAAGAGGTTCCCTACGCCACGGCGGTGGTGGTGGAGCGCTTCGAGGAGCCCGTGAAGAAGGGCGCCGCGACCAAGATCGCCGCTGCCATCTATTGTGAACGCACCGGGCAGAAAGCCATCCTCATCGGCAAAGGCGGCGCCATGCTGAAGCAGATTGGCACCGCGGCCCGTAAAGAGATGGAGTACGTGCTGGGCGGCAAGGTCTTCCTGGAGCTGTTTGTGAAGGTGCAGGACGACTGGCGCTCGAAGCGCGGCTTTATCGACGACCTGGACTGGCGCAAGCAGCTTGAAGATCTCGCCATTAAGCAGTCGAACGAAGAGTAG
- a CDS encoding FAD-binding protein, translating to MPERNNWAGNYTYYASVLLTPATVEEAQAIVRDTAQVRALGTRHTFNGIADSDGVQVSLEKLTGITLDEDVRTVTLGAGIRYGELAAWLHQRGYALHNLASLPHISVVGGVATATHGSGLRHGNLATAVTGIDFLNAKGELVSLTREGNPDLFSGVVVALGALGIVTAITLRIEPTYDVAQTVYENLSFDHLKDNLRTIMDAAYSVSLFTTWQDHRAQQVWLKQRVGEPYAPEEFYGATRAATRLHPLAGHDPVNCTEQLGVPGPWHERLPHFRMEFTPSSGAEIQTELFVPIDMGYDAILAVEALREKITPHLHVTELRSVAADDLWMSPNYQRDSLGIHFTWKAEPEAVAKVVPEVEAALQPFGALPHWGKFFTMEPRVLQRRLPNLTRFKNLAYHHDPKGKFLNEFLENTLYL from the coding sequence ATGCCTGAACGCAACAACTGGGCCGGCAATTACACCTACTACGCCAGCGTTCTCCTGACTCCCGCTACCGTCGAAGAAGCCCAGGCCATCGTGCGTGACACGGCACAGGTGCGCGCCCTGGGCACACGTCACACCTTCAATGGCATTGCCGACAGCGATGGCGTGCAGGTCTCGCTTGAAAAGCTGACCGGCATCACGCTGGATGAAGACGTGCGCACCGTAACGCTGGGCGCAGGTATTCGCTACGGCGAGCTGGCCGCGTGGCTGCACCAGCGCGGATATGCGCTGCACAACCTGGCTTCCTTGCCGCATATCTCCGTGGTCGGTGGTGTGGCGACGGCGACGCATGGTTCCGGCCTGCGCCATGGCAATCTTGCCACGGCAGTCACCGGCATCGACTTTCTGAACGCGAAAGGGGAACTGGTATCACTGACGCGCGAGGGCAATCCGGATCTCTTCTCCGGCGTGGTCGTTGCCCTGGGAGCACTGGGCATCGTCACCGCCATCACGCTTCGCATAGAACCCACGTACGACGTGGCGCAAACGGTCTACGAAAACCTCTCTTTCGATCACCTGAAGGACAACCTGCGCACCATCATGGACGCGGCCTACTCCGTCTCACTCTTCACCACGTGGCAGGACCATCGCGCGCAGCAGGTGTGGCTGAAACAGCGGGTGGGCGAGCCATATGCTCCGGAGGAGTTCTACGGCGCGACGCGTGCCGCCACCAGGCTGCATCCGTTGGCTGGGCATGACCCGGTCAACTGCACCGAACAGCTTGGAGTGCCGGGCCCATGGCATGAACGGCTGCCGCACTTCCGCATGGAGTTCACGCCCAGCTCCGGCGCGGAGATTCAGACCGAGCTTTTTGTGCCCATCGACATGGGGTACGACGCTATTCTTGCGGTGGAGGCTTTGCGGGAAAAGATCACGCCCCATCTGCACGTCACCGAGCTGCGCTCCGTTGCCGCCGATGACCTGTGGATGAGCCCGAACTACCAGCGCGACTCGCTTGGCATTCACTTCACGTGGAAGGCAGAGCCGGAGGCTGTCGCAAAGGTTGTGCCAGAGGTCGAAGCCGCCCTGCAGCCCTTTGGAGCGCTGCCGCACTGGGGCAAGTTCTTCACCATGGAGCCGCGGGTACTGCAACGCCGCCTGCCCAACCTGACACGATTCAAGAACCTGGCCTATCACCACGATCCGAAGGGCAAGTTCCTGAACGAGTTCCTGGAAAATACGCTGTATTTGTAG
- a CDS encoding sigma-54-dependent transcriptional regulator, producing MNHILVIDDEAAIRTSLESILSDEQYHVASAATGAEGLALLKDGTWDAVLLDIWLPDADGLDLLAKLRELNLPSAPEVIMISGHGTIESAVRATKLGAFDFLEKPLSLDRTLLVLRNAIQSRQLRMENQEFKRQLATSASLTGQSVPLKALRQQIGLMAPTNGRVLIYGESGAGKELIARTMHAESLRREHPFVELNCAAIPEDFIEAELFGQRGDGAQNKPGTFERAHLGTLFLDEVGDMSLKTQAKVLRALDEQRFTPVGATSPISVDVRVIAATNKDLQEEIARGNFREDLFYRLNVIPFFVPPLRDRKEDIPLLVREFLLEFGRQYGRPRVEIADDAIATLQHYHWPGNVRELRNVIERVLILNPRVLRIERKHLPVLVYREQGKPGRTEDFPTLLQAREAYERDYILKKLDDVHGNVSRAAELLGLERSHLYRKMKALGINIKE from the coding sequence ATGAATCACATTCTCGTCATCGACGACGAAGCCGCAATCCGGACATCGCTTGAAAGCATCCTGAGCGATGAGCAGTACCATGTTGCCAGCGCCGCTACAGGGGCAGAGGGTCTTGCCCTGCTGAAGGACGGCACGTGGGACGCCGTGCTGCTCGACATCTGGCTGCCGGACGCCGATGGCCTGGACCTGTTGGCGAAGCTGCGGGAGCTGAACCTGCCCTCGGCGCCAGAGGTCATCATGATCTCCGGCCACGGAACCATCGAATCGGCCGTGCGCGCCACCAAGCTGGGGGCCTTCGACTTCCTGGAAAAGCCGCTCTCGCTGGACCGTACCCTGCTGGTGCTGCGCAACGCGATCCAGTCGCGGCAGCTGCGCATGGAGAACCAGGAGTTCAAGCGGCAGCTTGCCACCAGCGCGTCGCTCACCGGACAGTCGGTCCCGCTGAAGGCGCTGCGCCAGCAGATTGGCCTGATGGCGCCAACCAATGGCCGCGTTCTGATCTATGGAGAGTCTGGCGCGGGCAAAGAACTGATCGCCCGCACCATGCACGCGGAGTCGCTGCGCCGGGAACACCCTTTCGTCGAGCTGAACTGCGCCGCTATTCCGGAAGACTTTATTGAAGCCGAACTCTTTGGCCAGCGCGGCGACGGCGCGCAGAACAAGCCAGGTACCTTTGAGCGTGCCCACCTGGGAACGCTGTTTCTGGATGAAGTGGGTGACATGAGTTTGAAGACGCAGGCCAAGGTGCTGCGCGCGCTCGATGAGCAGCGCTTCACGCCGGTGGGAGCCACCTCCCCCATCTCCGTCGATGTGCGGGTGATCGCGGCGACCAACAAAGACCTGCAGGAAGAAATTGCTCGCGGTAACTTCCGCGAAGACCTGTTCTACCGGCTGAACGTGATTCCCTTCTTCGTCCCGCCGCTGCGCGACCGCAAGGAAGACATTCCGCTGCTGGTGCGCGAGTTCCTTCTGGAGTTTGGACGGCAGTACGGCCGCCCGCGCGTGGAGATCGCCGACGACGCCATCGCAACCCTGCAGCACTACCACTGGCCCGGCAACGTGCGCGAGCTGCGCAACGTGATTGAGCGCGTGCTCATTCTCAATCCGCGCGTGCTGCGTATCGAACGCAAACACCTGCCGGTACTGGTGTACCGCGAGCAGGGAAAACCCGGCCGCACGGAAGACTTCCCTACCCTGCTGCAGGCACGCGAAGCCTACGAGCGCGACTACATCCTGAAGAAGCTCGACGACGTGCATGGCAACGTAAGCCGCGCCGCCGAGCTGCTGGGGTTGGAACGCAGTCATCTCTACCGCAAGATGAAGGCGCTGGGCATCAACATCAAGGAATAG
- a CDS encoding sensor histidine kinase has product MSPGTPTRKALTIVLGVCLLILFLGLAALNAFKLDFLDPSSTPQIFLFTALSTIAFLLFVVVLILLTRNLLKLYAEHRSRLLGSRLRARMVWGAVILSLLPIAFMFAFSYLLMNRAVERWFSQPVTQLRDDSNSIAVELSRYASANARAEAQAIANSLPASGGDLSTPLQEHEVTLQGGFAAVYRNNALLAAFQLPQEQNGKVVIKQLLPEGGTKASSAAELLQTALRSDDALYSVADKDFALGTAWVKPQGDIVVVGLPLPQGMSDTVGRIRSAADTYWTLFRTRRSIRNQYMLLLLMITGLALFASVWLGLHLSRQVTRPVEALADAMEEIATGNYARRVEASATEELGELVRSFNHMAADLQSSRAQITESTLQISLANSALEARRKELETMLQTIPNGVAMLDIHQRVLLANRAFSEMLDPGGQRTFTGLQVSTFVPADHMPEFTRLFQRSHRMGSASAEFEMLGLNLSATIALIESAEHDHRGYVLVLENATELLRAQRQSAWKEVARRVAHEIKNPLTPISLSAEQIHRHAGRIDTQMQEAGLESPSPAVIRRSSETILSAVESLRTLVDQFSSLAEFPMARPRPADLNTIVQNSLAMFAGRTQAVKIRQDLTNSLPLVLADPEALKRALSNLIDNALEAMQNQLLRELHISTALLPSGMLELVVEDTGTGVTDEMRERLFLPYFSTKQRGTGLGLAIAAKIVQEHHGSIRAESATPVGARFILELPVASEIDVHGTTSDAVNIQPST; this is encoded by the coding sequence ATGAGCCCCGGGACGCCAACGCGCAAGGCCCTGACCATCGTGCTGGGCGTGTGCCTGCTGATCCTGTTCCTGGGGCTGGCGGCGCTGAACGCCTTCAAGCTGGACTTCCTGGACCCGTCGTCCACCCCGCAGATCTTCCTGTTTACGGCCCTGTCGACCATCGCTTTCCTGCTGTTTGTGGTGGTGCTGATCCTGCTGACCCGCAACCTGCTGAAGCTCTATGCGGAGCATCGCAGCCGGCTGCTGGGCTCGCGTTTGCGGGCGCGCATGGTCTGGGGAGCCGTCATCCTGTCTCTGCTGCCCATCGCCTTTATGTTTGCCTTCAGCTATCTGCTGATGAACCGCGCGGTAGAGCGCTGGTTTTCACAGCCGGTAACGCAGCTTCGCGACGACTCCAACTCGATTGCCGTGGAGTTGTCGCGCTACGCCTCTGCCAATGCGCGGGCAGAGGCACAGGCTATTGCGAACTCCCTGCCCGCAAGCGGTGGCGATCTATCAACGCCCCTGCAGGAGCATGAGGTCACGCTGCAGGGCGGATTTGCCGCCGTCTACCGCAACAATGCCCTGCTGGCCGCATTCCAGCTGCCGCAGGAGCAGAACGGCAAGGTGGTAATCAAGCAGTTGCTTCCCGAGGGCGGGACAAAGGCCTCGTCCGCGGCAGAGCTGCTGCAAACCGCACTGCGCTCCGACGATGCGCTCTACTCGGTTGCGGACAAGGACTTTGCCCTGGGCACGGCCTGGGTAAAGCCGCAGGGCGACATTGTGGTGGTGGGGTTACCCCTGCCACAGGGGATGTCGGACACGGTTGGCCGCATCCGCAGTGCAGCCGATACCTACTGGACGCTGTTCCGCACGCGCCGCTCCATCCGCAACCAGTACATGCTGCTGCTGCTCATGATCACGGGGCTCGCCCTGTTTGCCAGCGTGTGGCTGGGCCTCCACCTGTCGCGCCAGGTAACACGGCCTGTCGAAGCGCTGGCGGATGCCATGGAAGAGATTGCGACTGGCAATTACGCCCGCCGTGTCGAGGCCAGCGCAACGGAGGAGTTGGGCGAGCTGGTGCGCAGCTTCAACCACATGGCGGCCGACCTGCAAAGCTCACGCGCGCAGATTACCGAGTCAACACTGCAGATCTCCCTGGCGAACTCCGCCCTGGAAGCCCGCCGCAAAGAGCTGGAGACCATGCTCCAGACCATTCCCAACGGCGTGGCCATGCTGGATATCCACCAGCGCGTGCTGCTGGCCAACCGCGCCTTCAGCGAGATGCTGGACCCCGGCGGACAGCGTACCTTCACCGGCCTGCAGGTTTCCACCTTTGTCCCTGCGGACCACATGCCGGAGTTTACACGGCTCTTCCAGCGGTCCCACCGCATGGGATCGGCTTCGGCAGAGTTTGAGATGCTGGGCCTGAACCTGTCCGCCACGATAGCCCTGATTGAATCTGCCGAACACGACCACCGTGGATACGTGCTGGTGCTGGAGAACGCCACGGAGCTATTGCGCGCGCAGCGGCAGTCCGCATGGAAGGAAGTAGCGCGCCGCGTCGCGCACGAGATCAAGAACCCGCTCACGCCTATCTCGCTTTCCGCCGAACAGATTCATCGCCACGCCGGCCGCATCGACACGCAAATGCAGGAGGCCGGCCTGGAATCGCCATCGCCGGCAGTGATCCGCCGCAGCTCGGAGACGATTCTTTCCGCGGTAGAAAGCCTGCGCACACTGGTCGACCAGTTCTCGTCGCTGGCGGAATTTCCCATGGCGCGCCCCAGACCCGCGGACCTGAACACAATCGTGCAGAATTCCCTGGCCATGTTTGCCGGTCGCACGCAGGCGGTGAAGATTCGCCAGGACCTGACGAATTCCCTGCCGCTGGTTCTGGCCGACCCGGAGGCGCTGAAGCGCGCACTCTCCAACCTGATCGACAATGCACTGGAGGCGATGCAGAACCAGCTCCTGCGCGAGCTGCATATCTCCACCGCCCTGCTGCCCTCGGGCATGCTGGAGCTTGTGGTGGAAGATACCGGCACCGGCGTGACCGACGAGATGCGCGAACGGCTGTTTCTGCCCTACTTCTCTACCAAGCAGCGCGGCACCGGCCTTGGACTGGCCATTGCGGCAAAGATCGTTCAGGAACACCATGGCAGCATCCGCGCGGAAAGTGCGACGCCCGTCGGTGCACGCTTTATTCTCGAACTCCCGGTAGCATCGGAGATAGACGTACACGGCACAACGTCCGACGCCGTAAACATCCAACCCTCCACCTAA
- a CDS encoding helix-turn-helix transcriptional regulator, translating into MATTAMFSAREAARMLGISYPTIKQWILSGKLKTVTTPGGHHRVAESALKPFLAQDRERPAEVSRERYRKVSGRNQLLGKVVSVRIEGLLAQVVVAVGEQHINSIITADAARELGLKKGQTVAALVKSTDVMIERVE; encoded by the coding sequence ATGGCTACGACGGCAATGTTCAGCGCGCGGGAAGCGGCACGGATGCTCGGTATCAGCTATCCGACGATTAAACAGTGGATTCTCAGCGGAAAACTCAAAACGGTCACTACGCCTGGAGGTCACCACCGGGTGGCGGAATCGGCCCTGAAACCGTTCCTCGCCCAGGACCGCGAGCGTCCGGCGGAGGTTTCCCGCGAGCGCTACCGCAAGGTCTCCGGCCGGAACCAGCTTCTGGGCAAGGTCGTCAGCGTCCGGATTGAGGGCCTGCTGGCCCAGGTGGTAGTCGCTGTGGGCGAGCAGCATATCAACAGCATCATTACCGCGGACGCCGCCCGCGAGCTTGGCCTGAAGAAAGGCCAGACCGTGGCCGCGCTGGTTAAGTCCACGGACGTGATGATCGAACGTGTGGAATAG